From the genome of Vitis riparia cultivar Riparia Gloire de Montpellier isolate 1030 chromosome 2, EGFV_Vit.rip_1.0, whole genome shotgun sequence, one region includes:
- the LOC117930025 gene encoding uncharacterized protein LOC117930025, whose amino-acid sequence MVKDVHLIPVPGLLTIVAHDDDVFEGVISLVVIQGDWKTKDVKLRPYHAYLELLVGKFDDLRYTHLPRAQNQFVDTLATLASMIDIPADTVVRPLIESRSVPVYYYLMNEAKLDDGLLWYHDIYQFMRFITYLEVATTKDKRALR is encoded by the exons ATGGTTAAGGATGTTCATCTTATCCCTGTTCCTGGGTTGCTTACTATTGTTGCTCATGATGATGATGTATTTGAGGGCGTTATTAGCCTAGTCGTG ATTCAGGGCGACTGGAAGACTAaggatgtgaagcttaggccttaccatgcATACTTGGAGTTACTGGTTGggaaatttgatgatttgaggtACACACATCTGCCTAGAGCACAAAACCAGTTTGTTGATACCTTAGCTACTCTAGCCtccatgattgatattcctGCTGATACTGTTGTTCGCCCTTTGATTGAGTCGAGATCTGTTCCTGTCTACTATTATTTGATGAATGAGGCAAAGTTAGATGATGGCTTGctttggtaccatgacatataccaGTTTATGAGATTTATCACATATCTTGAGGTTGCCACAACCAAGGATAAAAGAGCATTGAGATAG